The proteins below come from a single Zea mays cultivar B73 chromosome 8, Zm-B73-REFERENCE-NAM-5.0, whole genome shotgun sequence genomic window:
- the LOC118473120 gene encoding uncharacterized protein, producing MTKVMQRRLPIAVEEGKKRPHEPVQAAKFASEAGIIIRETMPILTRWKDYKDDQKYYNSFVSQLNGRLSVNTEDKATKEACTDMLRSAVKNQRYRLKQKYFNGVPANEISTTSPVSYMTDEQWRALVAKWSDPKNMEISAKNKQNRSQVKFHQATGSRCYVAHLHAYKQKRNREEPSLDQTEELDAVDAFKTCHTSSKRGLSEPAREALSHMEALRAEPVAEGEMPASSVHLVSKVLSQSSSHQFLKSVGIKTSATSKASSSNHSELREQLAAEATAAVQGELDQLRKKCEEAEEQQARTQRELEEYKKITEKNSKEMEETNVLIKKLLSLHGNSSST from the exons atgactaaagttatgcaaaggagactgcccatagctgttgaggaaggcaaaaaaaggccacatgaacctgttcaagctgccaagtttgcatcagaggctggcatcattattcgggaaaccatgcctatcctaactcgttggaaagattacaaggacgaccagaaatactacaacagctttgtgtcacagctaaat GGGCGCTTGTCCGTTAACACTGAGGACAAGGCAACAAAGGAAGCTTGCACCGATATGCTACGCTCTGCGGTAAAAAACCAGCGTTATCGGCTCAAGCAGAAATACTTCAATGGTGTACCTGCAAATGAGATTAGCACAACTTCTCCTGTATCTTACATGACTGATGAACAGTGGAGGGCATTAGTTGCAAAGTGGTCTGATCCAAAGAACATG GAAATAAGTGCAAAGAACAAGCAGAACCGCAGTCAAGTCAAGTTTCATCAGGCTACGGGTTCTCGCTGCTATGTGGCACACTTACATGCATAT AAGCAGAAGAGAAACCGAGAAGAACCCAGCTTAGACCAGACTGAAGAACTAGATGCGGTGGACGCCTTCAAGACCTGTCATACCAGCTCCAAACGTGGCCTGAGTGAACCGGCAAGAGAAGCACTT TCTCATATGGAGGCTTTGAGggctgaacctgttgctgaaggtgagATGCCAGCATCCAGTGTGCACCTTGTGTCGAAGGTGCTGTCCCAGAGCAGCTCACACCAATTCCTGAAAAGCGTCGGCATCAAAACATCGGCAACCTCCAAGGCTTCATCATCAAATCATAGTGAGCTTCGGGAACAACTTGCAGCTGAAGCGACGGCTGCTGTTCAAGGTGAACTCGACCAGCTCAGGAAGAAATGCGAAGAAGCTGAGGAACAGCAGGCGAGGACACAAAGGGAGTTGGAGGAGTACAAGAAGATAACAGAGAAGAacagcaaggagatggaggagaccaatgtgctcatcaagaagctcttgtccttgcatggtaactcttcttcgaCATGA